The Streptomyces sp. SS1-1 genome has a segment encoding these proteins:
- a CDS encoding TIGR02452 family protein encodes MSARLRGIAKETEEIVAAGSYRAPDGREVSLAAVVRAARESTRMFGPDPVPVPDAAPVTTSFEVTGESSLEAARRLGAGTAVLNFASARNPGGGFLNGAQAQEEALCRASALYTCLRAAPAFYDHHRAHRDPFYTDRVIHAPGVPVFRDDRGRLLAEPYTAGFLTAAAPNAGVVRRTVPERAGELPRALAVRAERVLEVAAAHGYRRLVLGAWGCGVFQNDPARVAEAFRGLLEPGGRFGSAFERVVFGVLDRTRDGATRAAFAAAFPVGQVQP; translated from the coding sequence ATGAGCGCGCGCCTGCGCGGCATCGCCAAGGAGACCGAGGAGATCGTCGCCGCGGGCTCCTACCGCGCGCCGGACGGCCGCGAGGTGTCCCTCGCCGCCGTCGTCCGCGCGGCCCGCGAGAGCACGCGGATGTTCGGCCCCGACCCCGTCCCCGTCCCGGACGCCGCCCCGGTGACGACGTCGTTCGAGGTCACCGGGGAGAGCAGCCTGGAGGCGGCCCGCCGCCTCGGCGCCGGCACCGCCGTGCTGAACTTCGCCTCCGCCCGCAATCCCGGCGGCGGCTTCCTGAACGGCGCGCAGGCCCAGGAGGAGGCCCTGTGCCGCGCCTCGGCCCTGTACACGTGCCTGCGGGCGGCACCCGCGTTCTACGACCACCACCGCGCCCATCGCGACCCGTTCTACACGGACCGTGTCATCCACGCGCCGGGCGTGCCCGTCTTCCGTGACGACCGGGGCCGGCTGCTCGCCGAGCCGTACACGGCGGGCTTCCTGACCGCCGCCGCGCCCAACGCGGGCGTCGTCCGGCGCACGGTCCCGGAGCGCGCCGGCGAGCTGCCCCGCGCGCTCGCCGTCCGCGCCGAGCGGGTGCTGGAGGTCGCCGCCGCGCACGGCTACCGGCGGCTGGTGCTCGGCGCCTGGGGCTGCGGCGTCTTCCAGAACGACCCGGCGCGGGTCGCGGAGGCGTTCCGGGGCCTGCTCGAACCGGGCGGACGGTTCGGCTCCGCGTTCGAGCGCGTGGTCTTCGGCGTTCTCGACCGCACCCGGGACGGCGCGACCCGCGCCGCGTTCGCCGCCGCGTTCCCCGTGGGTCAGGTCCAGCCGTAG
- a CDS encoding type II toxin-antitoxin system PemK/MazF family toxin, with protein sequence MNTHTEENVPGRYGRSATTEADPRAVGRVRTEYAPEHDGDPDPGEIVWTWVPFEENDGRGKDRPVLVVAREAAGTFLAVQLSSKAHDGDREWVAIGSGPWDRTGRDSWVGVDRVLRLHEDGMRREACALDRGRFDLVRRRLHERYGWT encoded by the coding sequence GTGAACACGCACACCGAAGAGAACGTCCCGGGCCGGTACGGCCGTTCCGCCACCACCGAGGCCGACCCGCGCGCCGTCGGCAGGGTCCGCACCGAGTACGCGCCCGAGCACGACGGCGACCCGGACCCCGGGGAGATCGTCTGGACCTGGGTGCCCTTCGAGGAGAACGACGGCCGGGGCAAGGACCGCCCGGTGCTCGTGGTGGCGCGGGAGGCCGCCGGGACCTTCCTCGCGGTGCAGCTGTCCAGCAAGGCGCACGACGGCGACCGTGAGTGGGTGGCCATCGGCAGCGGCCCCTGGGACCGCACCGGCCGGGACTCCTGGGTGGGCGTCGACCGGGTGCTGCGTCTGCACGAGGACGGGATGCGCCGGGAGGCGTGCGCCCTGGACCGGGGCCGCTTCGACCTGGTCCGGCGCCGGCTGCACGAGCGCTACGGCTGGACCTGA
- a CDS encoding amidase, whose amino-acid sequence MTPDRAAGLVESARALADGEVTSRTLVAEALARIEATQGSLNAFRVVRAEAALAEARAADERLASGERLPLLGVPVAVKDDMDVAGEPTAFGCRGEFPPAAEDGEAVRRLRAAGAVIVGKTNTCELGQWPFTEGPAFGATRNPWNPDHTPGGSSGGSAAAVAAGLVPAALGSDGAGSVRIPASWTHLIGIKPQRGRISTWPRGESFKGITVNGTLARTVADAALLLDAAAGNHPRDPHRPPAVHASGAVGRDPGRLRIALSLKPPFTAVPARLQPEVRAKVIELAARLAALGHDVEEADPPYGRIGLTFVPRATAGIAEWAADVPSPALLDPRTRGAVRLGRLLGGPPLRAARRAEAVLHRRIGRFYETYDVVLAPTTAAPPPRIGALAGLGGFATDRAMIAACPYAWPWNVLGWPGVNVPAGFVGSLPVGGQLLGPAHSEPLLISLAAQLESELRWHELWPPQQGETAPVAAG is encoded by the coding sequence ATGACGCCCGACCGTGCCGCAGGTCTCGTGGAGTCCGCCCGCGCGCTGGCCGACGGGGAGGTGACCTCGCGGACGCTCGTCGCCGAGGCGCTGGCGCGCATCGAGGCCACGCAGGGGTCGCTGAACGCGTTCCGGGTGGTCAGGGCCGAGGCCGCCCTCGCGGAGGCGCGGGCGGCGGACGAGCGGCTGGCCTCCGGTGAGCGGCTGCCGCTGCTCGGCGTGCCGGTCGCGGTCAAGGACGACATGGACGTGGCCGGCGAGCCCACCGCGTTCGGCTGCCGCGGCGAGTTCCCGCCGGCCGCCGAGGACGGAGAGGCGGTACGGCGGCTGCGCGCGGCCGGGGCGGTGATCGTCGGCAAGACCAACACCTGCGAGCTGGGGCAGTGGCCGTTCACTGAGGGGCCCGCCTTCGGCGCCACGCGCAACCCCTGGAACCCGGACCACACGCCGGGCGGCTCCTCCGGCGGGTCCGCGGCGGCGGTGGCGGCCGGTCTGGTGCCGGCGGCCCTGGGCTCGGACGGCGCGGGCTCGGTCCGCATCCCGGCCTCCTGGACGCATCTGATCGGTATCAAGCCGCAGCGGGGGCGCATCTCCACCTGGCCGCGCGGCGAGTCCTTCAAGGGCATCACCGTCAACGGCACCCTCGCCCGCACGGTCGCCGACGCGGCGCTGCTGCTGGACGCGGCCGCCGGCAACCATCCGCGCGACCCGCACCGCCCGCCGGCCGTCCACGCCTCGGGCGCCGTCGGCCGCGACCCGGGCCGGCTGCGGATCGCGCTCTCCCTCAAGCCGCCGTTCACCGCGGTGCCCGCCCGGCTGCAGCCCGAGGTGCGGGCCAAGGTCATCGAACTCGCCGCGCGGCTCGCCGCGTTGGGCCACGACGTGGAGGAGGCCGACCCGCCGTACGGGCGGATCGGGCTGACGTTCGTGCCGCGTGCCACGGCCGGGATCGCCGAGTGGGCGGCCGACGTGCCCTCCCCCGCGCTCCTGGACCCGCGCACCCGCGGGGCCGTCCGGCTGGGCCGGCTGCTCGGCGGGCCCCCGCTGCGGGCGGCCCGGCGCGCGGAGGCGGTCCTGCACCGCCGGATCGGCCGGTTCTACGAGACCTACGACGTCGTCCTCGCGCCGACGACCGCAGCTCCCCCGCCCCGGATCGGCGCGCTGGCCGGGCTCGGCGGCTTCGCCACCGACCGGGCGATGATCGCCGCCTGCCCGTACGCGTGGCCGTGGAACGTGCTGGGCTGGCCCGGGGTCAACGTCCCGGCCGGCTTCGTGGGCTCCCTGCCCGTCGGCGGCCAGCTGCTCGGCCCGGCCCACAGCGAGCCGCTGCTCATCTCCCTCGCCGCGCAACTGGAGTCGGAGCTGCGCTGGCACGAACTGTGGCCCCCGCAGCAGGGCGAGACGGCACCGGTCGCGGCCGGCTGA
- a CDS encoding DUF6895 family protein, whose amino-acid sequence MTATDVARIQEVGAAALAWLTAHRDEFALGEGALAADGQVDATWKPLGELAQTCTSVLAAVPAGDPLHEAAAGLLRFAWRQTGQGELFLRLQRLEPFATYPLEIYSVFASAGLRHPGYETAAATTARTRGWRLTEQDPTRRLGVLKAERRAGIHRAEDAERILRDTWLGGLPEPWTFERSAGYALTHVVFHLTDWGRAPDGVPADLSAYLAHWLPAWLDTCLDAGMWDLSCELLVVAASLPDPPDPGVLRDAWPRIADAQCASGALPQQEYGDGREPDFPHCYHSTLMAAFAAARCLTRPTAEAAAGAGAHHRYRGQGVPG is encoded by the coding sequence ATGACGGCGACGGACGTCGCGCGGATCCAGGAGGTGGGCGCCGCCGCGCTCGCCTGGCTGACCGCCCACCGGGACGAGTTCGCCCTCGGCGAGGGCGCGCTCGCCGCCGACGGACAGGTCGACGCCACCTGGAAGCCCCTCGGGGAACTGGCCCAGACCTGTACGAGCGTCCTCGCGGCCGTCCCGGCCGGTGACCCGCTGCACGAGGCCGCCGCCGGCCTGCTGCGGTTCGCCTGGCGGCAGACCGGCCAGGGGGAGCTGTTCCTGCGCCTCCAGCGACTGGAGCCGTTCGCGACGTACCCGCTGGAGATCTACTCCGTGTTCGCCTCCGCCGGGCTGCGGCACCCCGGCTACGAGACGGCCGCCGCCACCACCGCCCGCACCCGCGGCTGGCGGCTGACGGAACAGGACCCGACCCGCCGGCTCGGCGTGCTCAAGGCCGAGCGGCGCGCCGGCATCCACCGGGCCGAGGACGCCGAGCGGATCCTGCGGGACACCTGGCTGGGCGGCCTCCCGGAACCCTGGACGTTCGAACGGTCCGCCGGGTACGCGCTCACCCACGTCGTCTTCCACCTCACCGACTGGGGCCGCGCCCCCGACGGCGTCCCCGCGGACCTGTCCGCCTACCTCGCCCACTGGCTGCCCGCCTGGCTCGACACCTGCCTCGACGCCGGGATGTGGGACCTGAGCTGTGAACTGCTCGTCGTGGCGGCGAGCCTGCCGGACCCGCCCGACCCCGGCGTCCTGCGGGACGCGTGGCCCCGGATCGCCGACGCGCAGTGCGCCTCGGGCGCCCTCCCGCAGCAGGAGTACGGCGACGGGCGGGAGCCGGACTTCCCGCACTGCTACCACTCCACGCTCATGGCCGCCTTCGCCGCCGCGCGGTGCCTCACCCGTCCGACCGCCGAGGCCGCCGCCGGCGCCGGCGCACACCACCGGTACAGGGGACAAGGAGTGCCCGGATGA
- a CDS encoding DUF6895 family protein — MTDTRLMHTVGVRALEWLWAHRDGFRLDPDADPRIGFLDRFKPVGELALICRVLFREGVAGSRQADLARRLLDHTWRETLDGGRMLARGQRVEPLSPIPFEVYLPYKELGYTEPEVERAVRLYHRLESWSALEVDPNRRLGLAAFQRRFGLAPRTPETDLAAATWLGHTPEPWTVSGRIAYDVTHTVFHLTEWGARPEGLPPHLADYLTTWLPVWIDDWLDLERWDLLGELLVVDACLPRPTLDERAWAGFAAAQQADGAMPDVRSMPEGDPDEVFDLVYHPTLVAAFASVLATSRALTALTHATA, encoded by the coding sequence ATGACCGACACCCGTCTCATGCACACCGTCGGCGTCCGCGCCCTGGAGTGGCTGTGGGCCCACCGCGACGGATTCCGCCTCGACCCCGACGCCGACCCCCGGATCGGCTTCCTCGACCGCTTCAAACCCGTCGGCGAACTCGCCCTGATCTGCCGGGTCCTGTTCCGGGAGGGCGTGGCCGGGTCCCGGCAGGCCGACCTGGCCCGGCGGCTCCTCGACCACACCTGGCGCGAGACCCTGGACGGCGGGCGCATGCTGGCCCGCGGCCAGCGCGTCGAACCCCTGTCGCCGATCCCCTTCGAGGTGTACCTGCCGTACAAGGAACTCGGGTACACCGAGCCCGAGGTGGAGCGCGCGGTGCGCCTCTACCACCGGCTGGAGAGCTGGTCGGCGCTCGAGGTGGACCCGAACCGGCGACTCGGACTGGCCGCGTTCCAGCGGCGCTTCGGCCTCGCCCCGCGCACGCCCGAGACGGACCTCGCGGCCGCCACCTGGCTGGGCCACACCCCCGAACCGTGGACCGTCAGCGGCCGCATCGCCTACGACGTCACCCACACCGTCTTCCACCTGACCGAGTGGGGGGCACGCCCCGAGGGGCTGCCGCCGCACCTCGCCGACTACCTCACGACGTGGCTGCCGGTCTGGATCGACGACTGGCTGGACCTGGAGCGCTGGGACCTGCTCGGCGAACTCCTCGTCGTCGACGCCTGCCTGCCCCGCCCCACCCTGGACGAGCGGGCCTGGGCCGGTTTCGCCGCCGCGCAGCAGGCCGACGGCGCCATGCCGGACGTGCGGTCCATGCCCGAGGGCGACCCGGACGAGGTGTTCGACCTCGTGTACCACCCGACGCTGGTGGCCGCGTTCGCCTCGGTGCTGGCCACCTCACGGGCCCTGACCGCCCTCACCCACGCCACCGCATGA
- a CDS encoding serine hydrolase domain-containing protein, translating to MSAPLAPWPGAAEDTARRAAVPRGEHDGLTERLVRAVDAVDAPDVVLALSRDGRRTVHCGGTAVSPAVPRQDLRYEIGSASKAFTGLLLARLVDSGLLTGGEPAAACLRPGAPVGADPVTLAHLVTHTGGLPALPPGFHRTALPAWRTNPYGRYPAERVVDAFLSHRPRHRPGTRWHYSNFGVAVLGHALATVTGTPWDELLAAHVLRPLGLHATSLRPEDPKTDATGHAKDGRTPTLPFDAGGFDAAGAVRATPHDLLTFLEAHLDPAGSPAAGALRAVRTPVLRRGRGHVHEHTVAWFRHPTDGGPMYFHSGATLGQQAFLGFRPDTGTALVAVCTRRYRARDPFVPTAYALLAED from the coding sequence ATGAGCGCCCCCCTGGCGCCGTGGCCGGGCGCGGCCGAGGACACCGCTCGCCGGGCCGCCGTCCCCCGCGGGGAGCACGACGGCCTGACCGAGCGGCTGGTGCGGGCCGTCGACGCCGTGGACGCCCCCGACGTCGTCCTCGCGCTGTCCCGCGACGGCCGCCGCACCGTGCACTGCGGGGGCACCGCTGTGTCCCCGGCGGTGCCCCGGCAGGACCTGCGCTACGAGATCGGCTCGGCCTCCAAGGCGTTCACCGGACTGCTGTTGGCGCGGCTCGTCGACAGCGGCCTGCTGACCGGGGGTGAACCCGCCGCGGCCTGTCTGCGGCCGGGTGCGCCCGTCGGCGCCGACCCCGTGACCCTCGCCCACCTCGTCACGCACACCGGGGGACTGCCCGCCCTGCCGCCCGGCTTCCACCGCACGGCGCTGCCCGCCTGGCGCACCAACCCCTACGGCCGCTACCCCGCCGAACGGGTCGTCGACGCCTTCCTGAGCCACCGCCCCCGGCACCGGCCCGGCACCCGCTGGCACTACTCCAACTTCGGCGTCGCCGTGCTCGGGCACGCCCTGGCCACCGTCACCGGCACGCCCTGGGACGAACTGCTCGCCGCCCACGTGCTGCGCCCGCTCGGCCTGCACGCCACCTCCCTGCGCCCGGAGGACCCGAAGACCGACGCCACCGGGCACGCCAAGGACGGCCGCACCCCCACGCTCCCCTTCGACGCCGGCGGTTTCGACGCGGCCGGTGCCGTCCGGGCCACCCCGCACGACCTGCTCACCTTCCTGGAGGCGCACCTCGACCCGGCCGGCTCCCCGGCGGCCGGCGCGCTGCGCGCGGTGCGCACCCCGGTGCTGCGGCGCGGCCGGGGACACGTCCACGAGCACACCGTGGCGTGGTTCCGGCACCCCACCGACGGCGGGCCGATGTACTTCCACAGCGGGGCCACCCTCGGCCAGCAGGCCTTCCTCGGCTTCCGGCCGGACACCGGGACGGCGCTGGTCGCGGTGTGCACCCGCCGCTACCGCGCCCGCGACCCGTTCGTGCCCACGGCGTACGCGCTGCTCGCCGAGGACTGA
- a CDS encoding alpha-lytic protease prodomain-containing protein, whose product MLGRPTDGRRAALTALGVLAVTAMTTAAAAAPPPAPLPASTAAQTVGADRPPAQVLRALERDLKLTSAQAAERLVNEAEAGVRAGRLRLSLGQRFAGAWLTGSTAAELTVATTHSSDVSAIEAQGAKAAVVRRPLADLQTVKEKLDKAAASAATKDAPVWYVDVPSNRVVVQAARRTAATSFIKAAGAQDAGVAVVVSAERPRPLADIVGGEAYYIESSARCSIGFSVTKGEQQGFVSAGHCGKPGNKTTGADQSAQGEFQASTFPGKDMSWVAANSDWTATADVKGEGGQRTQVTGSVQALVGASICRSGSTTGWHCGTIQQHDTSVRYSEGTVDGVTRTTVCAEPGDSGGSYLSGSQAQGVTSGGSGNCTSGGTTYYQPVNPILGDFGLVLKTATAQKGTQATQDEPANEQWAAGRVYEAGSTVTVAGVRYQCLQSHQAQTRWAPDGTPALWQRV is encoded by the coding sequence ATGCTCGGCAGACCCACGGACGGCCGCCGCGCCGCCCTGACCGCTCTCGGCGTCCTCGCCGTCACAGCGATGACCACGGCCGCGGCGGCCGCACCGCCTCCCGCGCCGCTGCCCGCGTCCACCGCCGCCCAGACGGTCGGCGCCGACCGGCCCCCGGCCCAGGTGCTGCGGGCCCTGGAGCGGGATCTGAAGCTGACGTCCGCCCAGGCGGCCGAGCGCCTGGTCAACGAGGCCGAGGCGGGGGTGCGCGCGGGCCGGCTGCGTCTCTCCCTCGGGCAGCGCTTCGCCGGCGCCTGGCTGACGGGGTCGACCGCCGCCGAGCTGACCGTGGCGACGACGCACTCCTCGGACGTGTCGGCCATCGAGGCGCAGGGCGCCAAGGCGGCCGTCGTGCGGCGGCCGCTCGCCGACCTCCAGACCGTCAAGGAGAAGCTGGACAAGGCCGCCGCGAGCGCCGCGACGAAGGACGCCCCGGTCTGGTACGTGGACGTGCCGTCGAACCGCGTCGTCGTGCAGGCGGCCCGGCGCACGGCCGCCACCTCGTTCATCAAGGCGGCCGGCGCCCAGGACGCGGGCGTCGCCGTCGTCGTGTCGGCCGAGCGGCCCCGCCCGCTGGCGGACATCGTGGGCGGCGAGGCGTACTACATCGAAAGCTCCGCCCGCTGCTCCATCGGGTTCTCCGTCACCAAGGGCGAGCAGCAGGGCTTCGTCTCCGCCGGGCACTGCGGCAAGCCGGGCAACAAGACCACCGGCGCCGACCAGTCCGCGCAGGGCGAGTTCCAGGCCTCCACGTTCCCCGGCAAGGACATGTCCTGGGTGGCCGCGAACAGCGACTGGACCGCCACCGCCGACGTCAAGGGCGAGGGCGGGCAGCGGACCCAGGTGACCGGCTCCGTGCAGGCGCTCGTCGGGGCGTCGATCTGCCGTTCCGGCTCCACCACCGGCTGGCACTGCGGGACCATCCAGCAGCACGACACGAGCGTCCGCTACTCCGAGGGCACCGTCGACGGGGTCACCCGGACCACGGTGTGCGCCGAGCCCGGCGACTCCGGGGGCTCCTACCTGTCCGGGTCGCAGGCCCAGGGTGTGACCTCGGGCGGCTCGGGCAACTGCACGAGCGGCGGCACCACCTACTACCAGCCGGTCAACCCCATCCTGGGCGACTTCGGCCTGGTCCTGAAGACGGCGACCGCGCAGAAGGGCACGCAGGCCACGCAGGACGAGCCGGCGAACGAGCAGTGGGCGGCGGGCCGCGTCTACGAGGCCGGCAGCACGGTGACCGTCGCCGGGGTGCGTTACCAGTGCCTCCAGAGCCACCAGGCGCAGACCCGGTGGGCACCGGACGGCACCCCCGCCCTCTGGCAGCGGGTGTAG
- a CDS encoding Fur family transcriptional regulator, translated as MTAAATPTPAEELRGAGLRVTAARVALLQAVRAGDHLGVEAIASGVRERVGHVSLQAVYEGLHALTAAGLIRRIEPAGSPARFEGRVGDNHHHVVCRSCGVVADVDCGVGEAPCLTASDDHGFAIDEAEVIYWGLCPDCSTTTGAPRAL; from the coding sequence ATGACCGCAGCCGCGACTCCCACCCCCGCCGAGGAGCTCCGTGGCGCCGGCCTGCGGGTGACCGCCGCGCGCGTCGCCCTGCTGCAAGCCGTCCGCGCCGGTGACCACCTCGGCGTCGAGGCCATCGCCTCGGGGGTGCGCGAGCGCGTCGGTCATGTCTCCCTCCAGGCCGTGTACGAAGGGCTTCACGCCCTCACGGCGGCGGGACTCATACGTCGTATCGAACCGGCCGGCAGCCCCGCCCGGTTCGAGGGCCGCGTCGGCGACAACCACCACCACGTCGTCTGCCGCTCGTGCGGTGTCGTCGCCGACGTCGACTGCGGGGTCGGCGAGGCGCCCTGTCTGACCGCCTCCGACGACCACGGCTTCGCCATCGACGAGGCCGAGGTCATCTACTGGGGCCTGTGCCCCGACTGCTCCACCACCACCGGTGCGCCCCGCGCACTGTGA
- the katG gene encoding catalase/peroxidase HPI, producing MAENSDAIVTDAKAEGTGGCPVAHDRAPHPTQGGGNRQWWPERLNLKILAKDPVVANPLGADFDYRQAFEALDLDAVKRDIAEVLTNSQDWWPADFGNYGPLMVRMAWHSAGTYRISDGRGGAGRGQQRFAPLNSWPDNGNLDKARRLLWPVKKKYGQSISWADLMILTGNVALETMGFETFGFGGGRADVWEADEDVYWGPETTWLDDKRYSGDRELENPLGAVQMGLIYVNPEGPNGNPDPIAAARDIRETFRRMAMNDEETVALIAGGHTFGKTHGAGPADAVGNDPEAAAMEQQGLGWKSTYGTGKGGDAITSGLEVTWTTKPTQWTNDFFDILFGYEWELTESPAGAKQWVAKDAEAIIPDAHDPSKKRLPTMLTTDLALRFDPIYGPISKRFHENPQEFADAFARAWYKLTHRDLGPKSLYLGPEVPAETLLWQDPLPQAEGEPIDAGDIEVLKAKILESGLTVSQLVSTAWASASTFRGSDKRGGANGARIRLEPQRGWEVNDPDQLAQVLRVLEGIQSEFNTGAKKVSLADLIVLGGSAAVEKAAKDGGFDVQVPFTAGRVDATEEHTDVESFAALEPSADGFRNYLGKGNRLPAEYLLLDRANLLTLSAPEMTVLVGGLRVLGANHQQSQLGVLTDTPGALTNDFFVNLLDMGIEWKSTSSDQTTFEGRDAATGELKWAGSRADLVFGSNSELRALAEVYASDDAKEKFVKDFVDAWVKVMNLDRYDLV from the coding sequence ATGGCTGAGAACTCCGATGCGATCGTCACCGACGCGAAGGCGGAGGGCACAGGCGGCTGCCCCGTCGCGCACGATCGCGCCCCCCACCCGACCCAGGGCGGCGGAAACCGCCAGTGGTGGCCAGAACGGCTCAACCTGAAGATCCTCGCCAAGGACCCGGTCGTCGCCAACCCGCTCGGCGCGGACTTCGACTACCGCCAGGCGTTCGAGGCCCTCGACCTCGACGCCGTGAAGCGTGACATCGCCGAGGTGCTGACGAACTCGCAGGACTGGTGGCCCGCCGACTTCGGCAACTACGGCCCGCTGATGGTCCGTATGGCCTGGCACAGCGCCGGCACCTACCGCATCAGCGACGGCCGCGGCGGCGCCGGCCGCGGCCAGCAGCGCTTCGCCCCGCTGAACAGCTGGCCGGACAACGGCAACCTGGACAAGGCCCGCCGTCTGCTGTGGCCCGTCAAGAAGAAGTACGGCCAGTCCATCTCCTGGGCCGACCTCATGATCCTCACCGGCAACGTCGCCCTGGAGACCATGGGCTTCGAGACCTTCGGCTTCGGCGGCGGCCGCGCCGACGTCTGGGAGGCCGACGAGGACGTCTACTGGGGCCCCGAGACCACCTGGCTCGACGACAAGCGCTACAGCGGCGACCGGGAGCTGGAGAACCCGCTCGGCGCCGTCCAGATGGGCCTCATCTACGTCAACCCCGAGGGCCCCAACGGCAACCCGGACCCGATCGCCGCGGCCCGCGACATCCGTGAGACGTTCCGCCGCATGGCGATGAACGACGAGGAGACCGTCGCCCTCATCGCCGGTGGCCACACCTTCGGCAAGACCCACGGCGCCGGCCCGGCCGACGCCGTCGGCAACGACCCCGAGGCCGCCGCCATGGAGCAGCAGGGCCTCGGCTGGAAGTCCACGTACGGCACCGGCAAGGGCGGCGACGCGATCACGTCCGGCCTGGAGGTCACCTGGACCACCAAGCCGACCCAGTGGACCAACGACTTCTTCGACATCCTCTTCGGCTACGAGTGGGAGCTCACCGAGTCCCCGGCCGGCGCCAAGCAGTGGGTGGCCAAGGACGCCGAGGCGATCATCCCCGACGCCCACGACCCGTCGAAGAAGCGTCTGCCCACGATGCTCACCACCGACCTGGCGCTGCGCTTCGACCCGATCTACGGCCCGATCTCGAAGCGCTTCCACGAGAACCCGCAGGAGTTCGCGGACGCCTTCGCCCGCGCCTGGTACAAGCTGACCCACCGTGACCTCGGCCCGAAGTCCCTGTACCTCGGCCCGGAGGTCCCCGCGGAGACCCTGCTGTGGCAGGACCCGCTGCCGCAGGCCGAGGGCGAGCCCATCGACGCCGGCGACATCGAGGTCCTCAAGGCCAAGATCCTCGAGTCCGGCCTGACCGTCTCGCAGCTCGTCAGCACCGCCTGGGCGTCGGCCTCGACGTTCCGCGGCAGCGACAAGCGCGGCGGTGCCAACGGCGCCCGTATCCGCCTCGAGCCGCAGCGCGGCTGGGAGGTCAACGACCCCGACCAGCTCGCGCAGGTCCTGCGGGTCCTGGAGGGCATCCAGAGCGAGTTCAACACCGGCGCCAAGAAGGTCTCCCTCGCCGACCTGATCGTGCTCGGCGGCTCCGCGGCCGTGGAGAAGGCCGCCAAGGACGGCGGGTTCGACGTCCAGGTGCCGTTCACGGCGGGCCGCGTCGACGCGACGGAGGAGCACACCGACGTCGAGTCGTTCGCCGCGCTGGAGCCGTCGGCCGACGGGTTCCGCAACTACCTCGGCAAGGGCAACCGCCTGCCCGCCGAGTACCTGCTGCTGGACCGCGCCAACCTGCTCACGCTGAGCGCCCCCGAGATGACCGTCCTGGTCGGCGGCCTGCGCGTGCTGGGCGCCAACCACCAGCAGTCGCAGCTGGGCGTCCTCACCGACACCCCCGGCGCCCTGACCAACGACTTCTTCGTCAACCTGCTCGACATGGGCATCGAGTGGAAGTCGACGTCCTCGGACCAGACCACGTTCGAGGGCCGGGACGCCGCCACCGGTGAGCTGAAGTGGGCCGGCAGCCGTGCCGACCTGGTCTTCGGCTCCAACTCCGAGCTGCGCGCGCTCGCCGAGGTCTACGCGAGCGACGACGCCAAGGAGAAGTTCGTGAAGGACTTCGTCGACGCCTGGGTCAAGGTCATGAACCTCGACCGGTACGACCTGGTCTGA
- a CDS encoding SDR family NAD(P)-dependent oxidoreductase — protein MTSQTYLSELFSLDDRVAVVTGGSSGIGRAITEALARAGARVVVVARREAELAATVAALEEHGCRAAWVSADLSTRDGVRTAAEEAAAVFGEPDILVNSAGINLRPPLGELGEDVWDATLAVNLEAPFLLGQRFGPGMAERGFGRIIHITSQQAHRALVQSGAYGVSKGGLESLARSQAEAWSPYGVTCNTLVPGFVMTPLNARLSSDPEKVAALAARTLIGRNGLAEDFAGAAVFLASRASAYVTGQSVFVDGGFSVH, from the coding sequence ATGACCTCGCAGACCTACCTCTCCGAACTGTTCTCCCTGGACGACCGGGTCGCCGTCGTGACCGGGGGCAGCTCCGGCATCGGCCGCGCCATCACCGAGGCGCTGGCCCGCGCCGGCGCCCGCGTCGTGGTCGTCGCCCGCCGGGAGGCGGAACTCGCCGCCACAGTCGCCGCCCTGGAGGAGCACGGCTGCCGCGCCGCCTGGGTCAGCGCGGACCTGAGCACGCGGGACGGCGTGCGCACGGCCGCCGAGGAGGCCGCCGCCGTGTTCGGCGAGCCCGACATCCTCGTCAACTCGGCCGGCATCAACCTGCGGCCCCCGCTGGGCGAGCTCGGCGAGGACGTCTGGGACGCCACCCTGGCCGTGAACCTGGAGGCGCCGTTCCTGCTGGGGCAGCGGTTCGGGCCCGGCATGGCCGAGCGGGGCTTCGGACGGATCATCCACATCACCTCCCAGCAGGCCCACCGCGCCCTCGTCCAGAGCGGCGCCTACGGCGTCTCCAAGGGCGGCCTGGAGTCACTGGCCCGTTCCCAGGCGGAGGCGTGGTCGCCGTACGGCGTCACCTGCAACACGCTCGTGCCCGGGTTCGTCATGACGCCCCTGAACGCCCGGCTGTCGTCCGACCCGGAGAAGGTCGCCGCGCTCGCCGCCCGCACGCTCATCGGGCGCAACGGGCTGGCGGAGGACTTCGCGGGCGCCGCCGTGTTCCTGGCGAGCCGGGCCTCGGCCTATGTCACCGGGCAGTCGGTCTTCGTGGACGGCGGATTCTCCGTCCACTAG